In the Aythya fuligula isolate bAytFul2 chromosome 8, bAytFul2.pri, whole genome shotgun sequence genome, one interval contains:
- the LOC116491973 gene encoding pancreatic alpha-amylase-like, whose protein sequence is MQVLLLLAAVGLCGAQYNSNTQAGRTSIVHLFEWRWADIALECERYLAPNGFGGVQVSPPNENIIVTNPFRPWWERYQPISYKLCTRSGNEDEFRDMVTRCNNVGVYIYVDAVVNHMCGAAGGSGTHSTCGSYFDAGNENFPAVPYSGWDFNDGRCYTSNGEIQNYGDMYQVRDCRLSGLLDLAQEKDYVRTKIAEYMNYLIDIGVAGFRIDAAKHMWPGDIKAFLDKLNTLNTRWFPSGTKPFIYQEVIDLGGEPITGSQYFENGRVTEFKYGAKLGTVIRKWDGEKMAYLKNWGEGWGFVPSDRALVFVDNHDNQRGHGAGGASILTFWDARLYKMAVGFMLAHPYGFTRVMSSYRWTRNFVNGQDANDWIGPPSNSDGSTKSVTINADTTCGNDWVCEHRWRQIRNMVIFRNVVDGEPFSNWWDNDSNQVAFGRGNKGFIVFNNDDWYMNVNLQTGLPAGTYCDVISGQKEGNACTGKQVYVSGDGTANFQISNTDEDPFVAIHVDAKL, encoded by the exons ATGCAAGTCCTCCTTCTCCTCGCAGCCGTAGGGCTTTGCGGAGCGCAGTACAACTCCAACACTCAGGCTGGGAGGACATCTATTGTACATCTCTTTGAATGGCGCTGGGCCGATATTGCTCTCGAGTGTGAACGCTACTTAGCTCCTAATGGATTTGGAGGAGTTCAG GTTTCTCCTCCAAATGAAAATATCATCGTTACAAACCCATTCAGACCCTGGTGGGAAAGATACCAGCCCATCAGCTACAAGCTCTGCACTCGATCGGGAAATGAAGATGAATTCAGAGACATGGTGACCAGATGCAACAACGTTGGA GTTTATATTTATGTGGATGCTGTCGTCAACCACAtgtgtggggctgcaggtggctcAGGCACCCATTCAACCTGTGGAAGCTATTTCGACGCTGGGAATGAAAATTTTCCAGCAGTGCCGTACTCTGGCTGGGATTTCAATGATGGCAGATGTTACACCTCAAATGGAGAAATCCAGAATTATGGAGACATGTATCAG gTCCGCGACTGTCGCTTGAGTGGCCTTCTTGATCTGGCCCAGGAGAAGGACTATGTACGCACAAAAATTGCAGAGTACATGAATTACCTCATTGATATTGGTGTAGCAGGCTTCCGGATTGATGCTGCCAAGCATATGTGGCCTGGGGACATCAAAGCATTTCTGGACAAGCTGAATACTCTGAATACTCGATGGTTTCCTTCAGGAACAAAACCGTTCATTTACCAAGAG GTAATTGACTTGGGTGGCGAGCCGATCACAGGCAGTCAGTACTTTGAAAATGGCCGAGTGACCGAATTCAAATACGGCGCAAAACTGGGGACAGTGATCCGCAAGTGGGATGGAGAAAAGATGGCCTACTTAAA GAACTGGGGAGAAGGCTGGGGCTTTGTGCCTTCTGACAGAGCCTTGGTCTTTGTGGATAACCATGACAACCAgcgggggcacggggctggtggAGCTTCCATTCTCACCTTCTGGGATGCCAG GCTTTATAAAATGGCCGTTGGTTTCATGTTGGCTCATCCGTATGGATTCACACGTGTGATGTCAAGTTATCGTTGGACAAGAAATTTTGTAAATGGGCAG GACGCCAACGACTGGATTGGACCACCTAGCAACTCGGATGGATCAACAAAGTCGGTTACAATCAATGCGGACACCACCTGTGGCAACGACTGGGTTTGTGAGCATCGCTGGCGGCAAATAAG GAACATGGTTATCTTCCGTAACGTGGTAGACGGCGAGCCTTTCTCAAACTGGTGGGACAATGACAGCAATCAAGTAGCTTTTGGCCGTGGCAATAAAGGCTTCATAGTCTTTAATAATGACGACTG GTACATGAACGTCAATTTGCAAACTGGTCTGCCTGCTGGTACCTACTGTGATGTTATTTCTGGACAAAAGGAGGGCAACGCGTGTACTGGAAAGCAGGTGTATGTTTCTGGGGATGGAACGGCTAACTTCCAGATCAGTAACACTGACGAAGATCCATTTGTTGCAATTCACGTTGATGCCAAGTTATAA